A segment of the Trifolium pratense cultivar HEN17-A07 linkage group LG7, ARS_RC_1.1, whole genome shotgun sequence genome:
AAGATGGTTCAGGAAGGTCTTCGGTTATTTGAAGAAATGAGTGGTACTTATGGGGTTGAACCCTGCGCAGAACATTACGCGTGTGTTGTGGACCTTTTGTCTAGAGCTGGAATGGTTGAGGAGGCTGAGAGGTTTATCGAGGAGAAGATGGGTGGATTTGCAGCAGGCGACGCTAATGTGTGGGGTGCTATACTTAACGCATgtagaatttataaaaatattaatgttggGAATAGAGTGTGGAAAAAGCTTATTGATATGGGAGTAGCTGATTGTGGTACTCATGTTCTTACATACAACATATATAGAGATGCTGGGTGGGATGCAGAGGCAAACAGAGTTAGGAGTATGATTTCAGAAGCAGGGATGAAGAAGAAACCCGGATGCAGCATAATAGAAGTGGGTAATGAAGTTGAAGAGTTTCTAGCTGGTGATCAATCTCATCCGCAGGCACAGGAAATGTGCAGGTTGCTTGATTCAATTCTCAAGATGGCGAATATAGAGCACTTCTAATGGTAACCTCTTGCCTCTCACCTGTTTGGTGATGGGAAAGTAGCAAGAAGCAATTTAGCATATTTGGATTTTCAAACACGGGTGTCAAGAACACTAATTCGAATGAAAATTATCTGCATAATAAACCATTGAAAAGTGATTTGAGCCTTTCAGCTcccggaccgggcccaagttcAGTGATATTTCTATCTAATCGAAGACAGGAGAAGACAGAAAGTTAGCATCCATCAAAGACAATTCTGGGAAAGTTATCCCAAGTTCCCAACCTCATAGACAATATGCAGCAAAATGTAGAGAAAGCATCATCCACACAGTACCTGATCAAAATCAAGAATCAAAGTTTAACTTTGATTACCAGGAACTGGAATTACCACTTGTGAGTTTCTTTCTCTAAATTTCCCTATAGTTCTGACTTATAATGTGATGTTCTTACTGAGGTAAACTTTGTAAAATTAAATTCCTAACTCAAAATTCGAAGACCATTCACATATTTTGGCCCTGAAAAGATGTGAACTGGGGCACTCTATAGGTTGTGTGCCTATTACATTATATCTTGGTTTGTGAGATAGTACAAATTGTCCACACCACTGGGtgtaaccattttttttaagtaaatcaTATTAAAGGGAGTAAAAAGTACTCCAAAGTCCAAAGCCAAATTAATAAAGTTAACCATTTTGCATGTTTTGAAATAGCACGAAACCGCGTTAATCTGAAAGTTTGCTTGTTGTAATGTTGCTATAATTAATAATTCTATGCAATGCGCCAAGCCAAGTGATACATATTTCTTTGCAAGTTAGAAGACAAATTCATTTTTGTTAATTCCTACAAAGGCCTCTTAGATATCCACCTACTAAACATGTCAAAACATTCTTTAGGCCGGTACTCAGGAGCTGTGTGTCCTCCACCCTGAAAATTTTATCAGTCATGGATAAGCTACTCAATTAAGCACTTATAACATAAACACTTGtcacataagtgcttatgtataaactatttctattgAGGAATAGGAGGTTTACCTTAACAGTTGCAAATGTCATCCTATTAGAGTAAGTCCTTGTGTATCTATACATacaaaaagttaaaacaaatattaattcaacTTGGTCATAACTCATAAATTTAGCATATATAGTTATGTGAATACCCTGCAACTTGGTCATTTGTATGCCACTGTCTCCAATCATCAACAATGGAATAGTTTAAAGATCTGATCCATGCTTGTGTCCCCAAGAATGGAATTAGCATGTCATGATCGCCACTGTTATTAGAAATATACAAAATCTATTTACCGTACGAAATTATGAAACTTGTTCTCAAAAGTGCTACCTTACGCAATATAGAGAAAGATTATTGACCTGTAAATCAGTGAACGAATGCCTTTTCTACTGAGATTTACGTGATAATCATAGCTGTTAGGGATATCCCTCTTATGAGGTATATCATAGCTACAACGACGCCATTTTCCAATACTTCCCTGCAACACAAGCAACCAAGTTCATATATTTATAGTCGTATAATTAAACATGAAAGATTCCGTGCAAGAGTGCGCAAATGTGGGGGGAAAATGTTATTAGAAGATTTCCTGCAGAATTGTGAAATTTTGACATgttattagaagaaaaaatttcatAGAATAATTGGATAGACAGCATGAAAAAATTATGACTTTCTCATATATGAATCAACGATATACCTTCCGTATGTGCAGTGCTTTGCGAACATTATCATCGTTGGCCCAAAAACCGCAAAGGAAATATGGATAACTCTAAAAGTGGAAAGGAAACAAACAtcaatttaacaaaaatattttgagattTAGTTTAGGTAGTAAATGGTATAGATTAGATTATCATTGCATTACATAAATATATGGAAAATAGGCCTTACTCGACAGCTTAAGGCGGGTAATGCGAGATTTGTACTGAGGAACTTGGAGGGATATTTCTTAATTAGAGATCTTGTTGGAAATCTTCCATTATCATCAAGCCACTTACAATCCGGGTCTAAAATATGCGCTGGATTAAGTCCGGATGTAGCCTAGAGAGGAATGGTGTTCACTTTTATGAATAGAAGTTCTTTTcacaaaatttgataaaaataaaataaatggatgCATATATATACCTCTTTGAATGAACTGATATCTCTGGCGCATAAAACATTTCTGTTCTCTACACTTACGTAGTCTCCGTTACAGTTTTTTTGCAGTGACTGCATAATATTAGAGATTTAGTTGGTTAGCATAAATCTTAGTGCTTCATAGGTTTTCAATATAAGAATAGCTGCATATATACGCGGAGGAACTATAATTCAATTACGTCGTATAGTTCATCGGATATGAGTCCCATTCCATGCGCAAAGGGGATTTTATAGTTATTTTCCTTTCCGGTTGTTGCAGCATTCCCCGTCAGGTATCCCTGacgtaaaaaaaacatttcataATTAATCTCAAAGCAGTTCTATAATGACATAATCCATCTGAATTAAAATGCTAACCTGGAGATTTATCCATGGTTTGACACCTTTTTCATTTCCTGCAAACAAATAGTTAAACTTAATTAAGATTGCAACATATAGTAAATCAATAACATAATTGAGCCATCAGTTTTATACCTTCTGCAATTTCTTGAACAATTACCGGAACAGGAATGCCAGAGTATGAATCACCGCCAATGTAAACTTCATTTGATTGAAATTTTGGATGATCAACTAACCACtacaaatatttataatataatgttcGTTATTTTATTGATCGGCTGCtgcaaacaaaatttaaaaaaacaaaaaaacatgatTATTGTGAAATGGAAGCAATAGAACTTCAGTGAATAATACCTTCCTGAAAAATTGAAGAGCTTGTCGAACTAGTATTGAGTCGCTTCGTTGAGAAGCGGAATTTGTTCTGGCATAACTGAAGCCTGTGGAAACAGGCAAATCTACAAATATAATGCTACAAACCTACCAACAAAAATCATTACTAATACACATGATCTAAGGGGATTTGATAAATTGATGCAACCAAAAGTTGATTTATAACCCCAACCTTTGTCCATGAATGTGGCCTCAAGATCAGATTAGGCAAGCTACCATTGTATTCCTCctttataatttcaagtggaccTGCAATGCAAGTATGCAGCTTGTTAATTTTCAGGTTTCTAGATGTATTAGAATTGAATAACTGCAAAATATTGTCACGATAGTCTTGTCTTATAAtgtatcaaaatttcaaatacaTCTGAAACTAAATTGATTAACGAAAGACACATTTCAAGACTAAACTAACCAATTAAAGACACATGCATTTCATGACCAAAATGACTAAAAAAACACCCATTGAGATATGTTTTTGTAATATTGATACATTCAAAGGACTATTGTGACAGGGCCTCAAACATTCACTCCAAAAGTAAAGTTGAAATTACCAATTTAGTCAAAAATGCATAATTTAGTCAAATTTCAGTTATATTTCACTCCAAAAGTAAAGTTGAAATTACCAATTTCAAAGAAAAGACCAGACAAAGCAGAGCAACCAGGTCCACCAGTTAGCCAAAGCATGAGAGGATCATCCTTTGAATTGTTCTCTGATTCAATGAAATAGTAAAACACTTGCACATCCTCATTTTCTCCCACTCCCACATATCTAATCAACAAATATGAATATGAAGTTATTTTAATACCATATATTAAAACCATGAACTATACATATGGCTAAGTAAATTGAACTAACCCAGTTTCAAGCAGAAAAGGAAGGGTTCCTTGGAATCCAGGAAGAAATTTTACTATAGAGGCACATGTTGCAAGTTGAAATGAAATATGTGATAATAAAACAAGAACCAAAAGAAGTTCCTTCCCATAACATGAACTGAACTTTTCCATTTCTAATCTTCACTTTCTCCCTCCTTTTTTCTTTATGAGAAGCTAGTTCCTTAAAAAGTACAAAGGTGATTTTGTATGGTGCAATTGAAACCAAGGTAATATTTAGTGACAAGTGTGTCATTCGTGTTCTTTGAAGTCTGAAGTTTTTGAAATGTGGTGACAAATAGTGAAGATGGTTGCATGGTTATTTAAGGAAGAGACAATTGTTTTGTATGAtgtacaagatttttttttattttttttatgagaatcGAATCTAAGAAGATCTCATGCATTTTACCCAAAcgcctcaccactagaccaaatctagatattttttttttttttttttgcattgaaatCTAGATAGGTTTTACTATTAGATTACTAACTTTGATAAGTAAAATTGCACTTTTTGACCacatacattaaatatacaaatatACAGTGAGTATAAAAAGTGCAATTTTGCTATAAAATGTCATGGAGGGAGTAACTAACtagaattaataattttaagttCAATTGCATTTTTGTTCTTCAAGTTTtacaaataagtgattttgaCCTCCTAGATTAAAATTGTGTGATTTTGAAACCCTCCATATCCCTTTCtgattttggaaagaaaaaaaaaagtaatgaaatTGGAAGTGAGGGAATCCAATTCAAcctttgttgttgatataaatAGTTGGAGATTGTTTTTGGCCTCTGAGGGTTCACTTGAATGGGAATTCTTTATCAATGGGGGCTTTTTGGTCCCTCAAACATGTGAATTGGGGCACTCTATTTGCCATATTGGTTGTGTGTGCCTATTTTACATTACATCTTGATTTGTGAGATAGTTGAAATTGCCCTCACCATTCatgtaaacatttttttttaagcaaatgaTATTAAAGGGAGTAAAAGGTACTCCAAATCTAAATTAATAAAGTTAACCATTTTGCATGTTTTTGAAATATGGTTAACATGAAAGTTTGCTTTCGTAGCTTCTCCATTTGCAAAATTGCagcacaaataaaagaaaaaaaaacttgtacaATCCCATcgattaatttatttatggtcCACCCTTacatttgaaatattttttgtttgttgtaaTGTTGCTATAATTCTATGCAATGTGCCAAGCCAAGTGACACATATTTCTTTGCAAATTTAAtagataaatttatttttggttattCCTACAAAGGCCTCTTAGATATCCACCTACTAAACATGTCAAAACATTCTTTAGGGCGAAACTCCGGGGCCGTGTGTCCTCCACCCTGCAAATTTGATCAATCATAGATAGAGTAAACAAACTAGTAATGTTCTTTAGTGCATGATTATGTCCTTGTTTAGATAAACGACTTATTTAAGGTACCTTTATAGTAGCAAATGTCATCCGATTAGAGTAAGTCCTTGTGTATCTATACTTgcacaaaatcaaaacaaatattaattcaacTTGGTCACAAATACATCATGGTTGTAGTGTGTGCGCGGCTGTGTGCGCGCATATAACTATAATAATTAGAAATTTTGAATACCCTGCAACTTGGTCATTTGTATGCCACTGTCTCCAATCATCAACAATGGAGTAGTTCAAAGATCTTATCCAAGCTTGTGTTGATAAGAATGGAACCGACATGTCATGATCTCCGCTGTTATAcgaaatttataaattaaactaGTTTATATCAATGATATCTTATgcaatatatgaataaaaagaaaagattattGACCTGTAAATTAGTGAACGAATCCCTTTTCTACTGAGATTTACATGATAATCAAAGGTGTTATGGATATCTGCCTTATTAAGTATATTATAGGTACAACGATGCCATTTCCCGATACTTCCCTACAACACATTCAACCAAACACTTGTGTCATGTAATTGCATAACTAGTAATGACCTACGTGCAATCTCGCACGAATGTATCCACAATATACCTTATGTATGTGCAGTGCTTTGCGAACATTATCATCGTTGGCCCAAAAGCCGCAAAGGAAATATGGATAACTCTAAAAGTGGAAAAGAAACAAACATAGAGTTAacaaatgatatatattttatgaataTCATTACATAAATATATGGAAAAGAAGCATTACTCGACAATATAAGGGCGGCAATTTGAGATTTTTAGTGAGGAACTTGGAGGGATATTTCTTAATTAGAGATCTCCTTGGAGAAATTTCAGTATCATCACGCCACTCACATACTGGATCTAAAATATGTGCTGAATTAAGTCCTGATGTAGCCTGTGAAAAATAGAAGAATGTTGTTCACTTTTGTGACTAGAAATTCAACTCGCgaaatttgacaaaaatataatcGATGTATACCTCGTTGAATGAACTCATATCTCTGGAACATAAAACATTTCTGGTCTCTACATTCGCATAGTCTCCGTTACAATTTTTTTGCAGTGACTACAAAATAGCAGATATCTTAGTGTTTCATAGGTTTTCAATATAAGAATAGATACATATATACGGAGGAATTATAATTCAATTACTTCGTATAGTTCATCGGATATGAGTCCCATTCCATGAGCAAAGGGGATTTCATAGTTTATTTCCTGTTCAGTTGTTACAGGATTCCCCAACAAGTATCCCTGAAGAAAATAACATTTCATAATTAATCTAGAAGCTGGTCTATAATTGCATAATCAATCTTGAAGATGTTATagtcaatatttttattacatATCATGCACAATCTGTTTGATCAAAACATCAAAGTTAATCAAACAGTCCGTGTCTAGTGTCTGTATATGTCTCGGTACTTTATATGTTTAGAGTGTCATTTTTCGCGAGAGTTATACTTTAAGATGCTAACCTGAAGATTTATCCATGGCTGGACTCCTTTTTTATTTCCTGCAAACAAAtgaatttttgaataattaaacTTAATTAAAGTTGCAGCATAATGGTACTACAATACATCATTGAACCATGAGTTTTGTACCTTGTGCAATTTCTTGAACAATTGCCGGAACAGTAATGCCAGAGTATGAATCACCGCCAATGTAAACTTCATTTGATTGAAATTTTGGATGATCAACCAACCACTACAAAAATTTTGACCGATTCACATAATTGCAACTATAAGTGATTATTCTGAAATGAAAGCAATGATAAAATACTTGGTGAATACCTTTCTGAGAAATTGATGAACTTGGTGAACTAGTATTGTATCGCTTCGCTGAGAACCAGTTTCTGTTGTGGCATAAGTGAAGCCTGTGAAAACAGGCAAATCTACAAATATAATGTTACTCACCTACAATGAAAAATCATTATATAAATACATAATTTGAAGGTGTTTGATTAAATTGATACAATAAATccagaaaaaattaaaataagctATGAAAAATGTGGACTATAACATCAACCTTTGTCCATGAATGTGGTTTTAAGATGAGATTAGGTAGGCTACCATTGTACTCCTCTTTTATAAATTCAAGTGGACCTACATGCAATATCTCTCAagtataagttgttttgcatacAGAATATAATCAAACACAGTATAACTGGAGTTGTCATGTTCCGTCCTTTATTTTTAAGGGATCAATCGTACGTTTCAAAGACTTATTTTAAGACTATCCAAAATCAAAGTTGAAATTACCAATTTCAAAGACAAGGCCAGACAAAGCAGAGCAGCCAGGTCCACCAGTTAACCAAAGCATGAGAGGATCATCTTTAGGATTGTTCTCTGATTCAATGAAATAGTAAAACACTTGCACATCCTCATTTTCTCCCACTCCCACATACCTAATCAACAAATATGAATATGAAAGTATCTTAATACCATATATTAAAAGAACTTAAAAACCATGATCTATATACTCCGTTCTCATGTATAAGTAAAGATTCCTTTTTGAGGTTATGAATTATTTGCTCCCtctggtctcatatataagtaaagatttatttttcaggttaatgaacctgaaaaaagaatcttcaattattcaatgaacttaaaaaaagaATCTATATACGAGATGTAGGGAGTATATAGCTAAGTAAATAAATTGAACTAACCCAGTTTCAAGAAGAAAAGGAAGGGGTCCTTGGAATCCAGGAAGAAACTTTACTATAGAGCCACATGTTGCAACTtgaaatgaaatatttgataataaaacaagaacaaaaacaagaagaacATTCCCATAACTTGAACTAAACTTTGCCATTTTTAATGTTCACTtccactatttttttctttatgagaaTTTCCACAGTTTATAATAGAAGAGTCTAGTTCTTGATGTTATCATAATTTTGACTTGTAAACAAATAAACtactattatttaattaattaattattatgatgaaAAGTTGGAAACACAATATGTTGATTAATTGGTCTACTTGATGTTGCACATGACAagaaataaattaacaaaatacaaaatgcTGATACATACATATTAGTATTTTATTATATGGAgggatttgaaaaataataaagtatttaattagtatatatgTTGATATATGTTTGGTGACGTGAAGTGTgtgattgtttttatttaaaatctGAATTTTGAAATGTGATAAGAATTTAAGAATAGTGAAGACGGCTTCCTAGTATATTCAAGGAAAGAGACAGCCATATTGAGCTTCAAATATTGACAAATTTTATGTTGCTATTAAAATGACATGCAcccactattttttttcttttctcatcacAATTTCTAATTACTTGATTTTTGGTTTCCATGTCCTTAAGAGTCGTAATTTGGTGCAACACGTCAATCTTTATTTTCTCATGTAATTTTGATCCTGCATCACTATCACTATCAGTCTATACAcggacacaattataagcaaaaaatcactttttaggttaattgaaaaactaatgtatttggtcaataatatagattgaaacattattttgttaatgaatctaaaaattgtttttttcttataattatgtCCGGAAGGAGTACAACTTAAAAGAAAGAAgactaaattgcacttttgaccccctaaattttataaaattgtgattttgtttGGCTCattatgtttcaaaataacatttttgactctatctttaccccttttgcaaaaggttaaTATTGACCAAGTCAACGTTCTGACAAGTTTTTTAAGTGACTCAGCTATCGCATCACATTTTTTtcatcttataattaaaaaacaaaaaaagaaaaaagaagaggaagTTGCACCTATGAGCTTTGTCGTGTTATGCTGCTGCTTGCAGGTTCTGAACTCCCTCTGTATtttgttggcgcagcagaagcaagagttTGGCTGGTTCAGAGGATGCAAGGTTCAGAGGTTGTGTTGCCTCTGACTCTGTTGCGCTTCAGAGGATGGTTGCAGGCAAGCTCAGCAGGCACGCAGGCTTGACTGTGGGCAAACTAGCAGTTTTGCAGAAACTGCTATATACAAGATGAACAAGTTTCTttgatgattttggtgaaaaactgaacatgaaagacttagggaaaatagaaatttttattcatccttaATGGGCCAAAAGTTATATTACAATTGATACACTAAGGTGTATTTATACTTGTTACTTAAGCTACAAGTAACTACCTTGGCCTAACTAATTCCTAACAACTTTTGGTAGTtagactaaccaactaactacctaggatcaaacaaaacaaacttcaagatgaattaactgcTTTCTTAACACTCCTCCTTAATTCATGCTTAAATTGCAAACAACCAGTCCTAAGCTCCTCCTCAAAAACTCAAACCTGTCAAGCTTCACAGCCTTTGTAAAACCATCTGCAAGCTGTACTTCAGTTGGACAATACTGCACTTCAATCATTCCATTTGTCACTTGTTccctaatgaaatgaaatctggtagcaatgtgcttgctcctgccatgtgaaattggatttttagcaaGACTTATAGCAGACTTGTTATCAATCCTTAGGATTAGAGGCTTCACTGGTTCACACTTGATTTCTAT
Coding sequences within it:
- the LOC123895409 gene encoding serine carboxypeptidase-like 11, which produces MEKFSSCYGKELLLVLVLLSHISFQLATCASIVKFLPGFQGTLPFLLETGYVGVGENEDVQVFYYFIESENNSKDDPLMLWLTGGPGCSALSGLFFEIGPLEIIKEEYNGSLPNLILRPHSWTKVCSIIFVDLPVSTGFSYARTNSASQRSDSILVRQALQFFRKWLVDHPKFQSNEVYIGGDSYSGIPVPVIVQEIAEGNEKGVKPWINLQGYLTGNAATTGKENNYKIPFAHGMGLISDELYDSLQKNCNGDYVSVENRNVLCARDISSFKEATSGLNPAHILDPDCKWLDDNGRFPTRSLIKKYPSKFLSTNLALPALSCRSYPYFLCGFWANDDNVRKALHIRKGSIGKWRRCSYDIPHKRDIPNSYDYHVNLSRKGIRSLIYSGDHDMLIPFLGTQAWIRSLNYSIVDDWRQWHTNDQVAGYTRTYSNRMTFATVKGGGHTAPEYRPKECFDMFSRWISKRPL
- the LOC123895408 gene encoding serine carboxypeptidase-like 11 translates to MAKFSSSYGNVLLVFVLVLLSNISFQVATCGSIVKFLPGFQGPLPFLLETGYVGVGENEDVQVFYYFIESENNPKDDPLMLWLTGGPGCSALSGLVFEIGPLEFIKEEYNGSLPNLILKPHSWTKVSNIIFVDLPVFTGFTYATTETGSQRSDTILVHQVHQFLRKWLVDHPKFQSNEVYIGGDSYSGITVPAIVQEIAQGNKKGVQPWINLQGYLLGNPVTTEQEINYEIPFAHGMGLISDELYESLQKNCNGDYANVETRNVLCSRDMSSFNEATSGLNSAHILDPVCEWRDDTEISPRRSLIKKYPSKFLTKNLKLPPLYCRSYPYFLCGFWANDDNVRKALHIHKGSIGKWHRCTYNILNKADIHNTFDYHVNLSRKGIRSLIYSGDHDMSVPFLSTQAWIRSLNYSIVDDWRQWHTNDQVAGYTRTYSNRMTFATIKGGGHTAPEFRPKECFDMFSRWISKRPL